Proteins found in one Paenibacillus wynnii genomic segment:
- a CDS encoding metallophosphoesterase: protein MMAFSRIAAVFLSLLALVSCGDQQIEQHPVYRIQAGSDLKIFVTTDIHYLSKSLTDGGAAFQRDLALGDGKQLRYSEELMKAFAYDVQIQKPDITLISGDLTNNGEKQSHLDMAGHLKAMESSSGTQVYVIPGNHDLLNPWSKSFKGQHQYKADSISPKKFRKIYAPFGYDEALSKDRHSLSYLATPSDKLWLLMLDTNMYRNNKELRHPQLEGRLSSSTLKWIDQCGKLAKQKGAIIVGVMHHSLLDHSELMHDGFTIQNTQKVSEVLLRNGIVTVFSGHIHIQDISSYKQGTEQIYDVANSALSVYPHQFGIMTYSNANHALDFSTSPLHMELWAAAHRVADPNLQHFKPYSGSSFGQLSFNGSYRRLTQNLSYTKYTEPQLQAMANVIQRLHKNFFAGSRVEDLDDITSSEGYQLWLTAPPGSQKNYVLQLAHQRDKDNQHLHVTFP, encoded by the coding sequence ATGATGGCTTTTTCCCGAATAGCAGCGGTATTTCTCTCCCTGCTGGCGCTTGTAAGCTGTGGTGATCAACAGATTGAGCAACATCCGGTATACCGTATTCAAGCAGGTAGTGATTTGAAAATATTCGTCACCACGGATATCCATTATTTATCTAAAAGTCTGACAGATGGGGGTGCAGCATTCCAAAGAGACCTCGCTCTAGGGGATGGCAAGCAGCTTCGTTACAGCGAGGAGTTGATGAAAGCCTTCGCTTATGATGTACAAATACAAAAGCCGGATATTACGCTGATCAGCGGAGATTTGACGAATAACGGAGAGAAGCAAAGCCATCTGGATATGGCAGGTCACCTGAAAGCGATGGAAAGCAGCAGCGGGACGCAAGTCTATGTTATCCCAGGCAATCACGATCTGTTGAACCCTTGGTCTAAAAGCTTTAAGGGTCAACATCAATATAAAGCGGATTCTATCTCCCCCAAAAAATTCCGGAAAATTTATGCCCCGTTTGGCTATGATGAAGCGTTATCTAAGGATCGTCACTCCTTAAGCTATTTGGCGACTCCTTCAGATAAGCTGTGGCTTCTGATGTTGGATACGAATATGTACCGTAATAATAAAGAGCTTAGACATCCTCAGCTTGAGGGGAGGTTGTCTTCTTCTACCTTGAAATGGATAGATCAATGCGGGAAGCTGGCCAAGCAAAAGGGCGCGATAATCGTGGGTGTTATGCATCACAGCCTGCTTGATCATAGCGAGCTTATGCATGATGGCTTCACGATTCAGAATACACAGAAGGTTAGCGAGGTTTTATTAAGAAATGGAATAGTTACGGTCTTCAGCGGACATATTCATATTCAGGATATTAGTTCTTATAAGCAAGGCACCGAACAAATCTATGATGTAGCGAATAGCGCATTATCGGTATACCCACACCAATTTGGTATAATGACTTACTCTAATGCGAATCATGCTTTAGATTTCAGCACCTCTCCGCTTCACATGGAACTATGGGCGGCTGCCCATAGAGTTGCTGACCCTAATCTTCAACATTTCAAGCCGTACAGCGGATCATCTTTCGGACAATTATCATTCAATGGAAGCTACCGGCGTTTGACCCAAAACCTCAGCTACACCAAGTATACGGAGCCCCAGCTTCAGGCTATGGCGAACGTTATTCAACGTCTTCACAAGAACTTTTTTGCCGGAAGCCGTGTTGAAGACTTGGATGACATAACCTCTTCCGAAGGATATCAACTGTGGCTTACTGCGCCCCCCGGATCACAGAAAAACTATGTCCTGCAATTGGCTCATCAACGTGACAAAGATAACCAACATTTACATGTAACGTTTCCTTGA